One genomic window of Leptospirales bacterium includes the following:
- a CDS encoding SRPBCC family protein, whose protein sequence is MFSLASAALMLLQPALPGAWLGIQATLIYRVVGAGPALFSVELFFQALRPRVSTWRALLASIADFLWVGGSLALLVAVPELFSNQGNILVLATAGVVQLFGLWQLWAAGRAHRSARNGEYRHCIVVETNAPADRMWRIVGDLGKIENYMPSLKYSTLLEDRDPGVGAVRACENQAGQQWQEECIEYIPGRSFSVRFLAEAPGFPFPVKSMRGGWEVNPTDGGSQVMIWWELKPIVC, encoded by the coding sequence TTGTTTTCGCTCGCTTCCGCTGCCCTGATGCTTTTGCAGCCGGCTTTGCCGGGCGCCTGGCTTGGCATTCAGGCGACGTTGATTTACCGAGTAGTAGGCGCCGGCCCTGCGCTCTTTTCTGTGGAATTGTTCTTTCAGGCTTTGCGTCCGCGAGTTTCTACCTGGCGGGCATTGCTTGCCAGTATTGCGGATTTCCTGTGGGTCGGCGGATCTCTGGCGCTGCTCGTGGCTGTTCCTGAGCTATTTTCAAATCAGGGAAACATCCTCGTTCTGGCGACGGCTGGCGTCGTGCAACTATTTGGTCTCTGGCAACTCTGGGCGGCGGGCCGCGCACATCGCAGCGCTCGTAATGGCGAGTATCGTCATTGCATCGTCGTTGAAACAAATGCGCCAGCAGACCGTATGTGGCGGATCGTTGGCGATTTGGGAAAGATTGAGAACTACATGCCTTCGCTTAAATATTCGACCTTACTCGAAGACAGGGATCCCGGCGTCGGCGCGGTGCGCGCTTGTGAGAATCAGGCCGGGCAACAATGGCAGGAGGAATGCATTGAGTATATTCCTGGCCGCAGTTTTTCAGTGCGTTTCCTGGCGGAAGCCCCGGGCTTTCCCTTTCCGGTAAAATCGATGCGCGGAGGATGGGAAGTGAATCCGACGGACGGCGGATCCCAGGTCATGATCTGGTGGGAGCTCAAGCCAATCGTCTGTTAA